From Pelmatolapia mariae isolate MD_Pm_ZW linkage group LG1, Pm_UMD_F_2, whole genome shotgun sequence, one genomic window encodes:
- the brd7 gene encoding bromodomain-containing protein 7 isoform X3: MGKKHKKHKSEKHGYEEYGDRPLKLVLKVSGNEVTAGSSSLDTFYDEQPADFDKPKDKKKKKKKDKEKSFGSPEEEKGKKKVTKKKKGQDADGDDDREQSRTPIRSEIDKQEEKEQTPLQEALNQLIRQLQRKDPNAFFSFPVTDLIAPGYSAVIKRPMDFSTMKDKVKKECYQSLDELKVDFRIMCENAMIYNKPETIYHKAARKLLHSGMKILSQERLDSLKQSIDFMAGLDPSAKQPLKSEEQTSTFLDQNKEGPATTDSSERSQTPSTPRQDKDSKDEAAKAEKELEEIRKVIEESGGKLSNRVLQSDLEFARRKSDGSTTLAILNPADPSAGDVGYCPVKLGMMSNRLQSGVNTLQGFREDKRNRITPVSYMSYGPFTSYAPTYDSSFANISKEDSDLIYSFYGDESSLQGSDSLSEFLAKSEEYVYKLADNLLDAVTNGEHSRILKDTEQQVEQLSNIQEDKDTVEVADPQTSDRLDFLRSAAGLQMTEELSEEALNIQQKLDETTKLLRNLQEVQRERLSAKQPPNMICLLAPTAKELELAEKVTSNLAELTSQVAPCDVSSIYGIRKAMGIAAPPDPPELFIDLTTGHG; encoded by the exons ATGGGCAAGAAGCACAAAAAGCATAAGTCCGAGAAACATGGATATGAAG AATATGGAGACAGACCACTGAAGCTGGTGCTGAAAGTGTCCGGAAATGAAGTGACGGCAGGAAGCTCGAGCCTTGACACTTTTTATGACGAACAGCCGGCTGACTTTGACAAAcccaaagacaagaaaaagaagaagaaaaaggataAAGAGAAAAGCTTTGGGTCACCAGAGGAGGAAAAGGGGAAGAAGAAG gtaactaaaaagaagaaagggCAGGACGCAGATGGAGATGATGACCGGGAGCAGAGCAGGACTCCTATACGTTCAGAGATTGATAAACAGGAAG AAAAAGAACAGACTCCTCTGCAGGAAGCTTTGAATCAGCTCATTAGGCAGCTCCAAAG gaaaGACCCGAACGCATTCTTTTCATTTCCAGTGACAGACCTCATTGCTCCTGGTTACTCTGCAGTCATCAAGCGTCCCATGGACTTCAGTACAATGAAGGACAAAGTAAAGAAAGAGTGCTACCAGTCACTGGATGAACTCAAG GTTGATTTCAGGATTATGTGTGAAAATGCCATGATTTACAACAAACCTGAGACAATCTACCACAAAGCAGCACGGAAACTGTTACATTCCGGAATGAAGATCTTGAGCCAG GAAAGGCTGGACAGCCTGAAGCAAAGCATAGATTTTATGGCTGGTCTTGACCCTTCTGCCAAACAACCTTTGAAATCTGAGGAACAAACAAGCACCTTTCTGGACCAGAACAAGGAGGGACCTGCAACTACGGACAGCAGCGAGAGGTCACAGACACCCAGCACTCCCAG acaggacaaagactctAAGGACGAAGCAGCAAAAGCAGAGAAAGAGCTTGAGGAAATACGCAAGGTCATTGAGGAGTCTGGAGGAAAGCTGTCCAACAGAGTGCTGCAGTCTGAT TTGGAGTTTGCAAGGCGGAAGTCAGATGGCTCCACCACTCTGGCTATCCTCAACCCAGCAGATCCCTCAGCAGGAG ATGTGGGTTATTGTCCTGTGAAACTTGGCATGATGTCCAACCGGCTGCAGAGCGGTGTGAACACCTTGCAGGGTTTCAGGGAGGACAAGAGGAACAGGATCACTCCAG TGTCCTACATGAGCTATGGGCCATTCACCTCCTACGCGCCAACCTACGACTCCAGCTTCGCCAACATCAGCAAGGAAGATTCTGACCTTATCTACTCTTTCTATGGAGACGAGTCCAGCCTGCAGGGCTCAGATAG CTTGTCAGAGTTCCTGGCCAAATCAGAAGAGTATGTGTACAAACTGGCAGACAACCTCCTGGATGCAGTGACAAACGGAGAGCATTCAAGAATCCTGAAGGACACCGAGCAA CAAGTAGAACAGCTGTCAAATATACAAGAGGACAAGGATACCGTGGAG GTAGCTGACCCCCAAACATCTGACAGACTGGATTTCCTACGCTCTGCTGCAGGCCTGCAGATGACTGAGGAGCTTTCTGAGG AAGCCCTGAACATCCAGCAGAAATTGGACGAGACTACAAAGCTCCTGCGTAACTTGCAGGAAGTTCAGAGGGAACGTCTGAGCGCCAAGCAGCCACCAAACATGATCTGCTTGCTGGCCCCAACTGCCAAGGAGCTGGAGCTGG CTGAGAAGGTGACATCAAACTTGGCTGAGCTGACTAGTCAGGTGGCCCCATGTGATGTCAGCAGTATCTACGGCATCAGGAAGGCCATGGGCATTGCTGCCCCTCCAGACCCACCTGAGCTCTTCATAGACCTCACTACAG GACACGGCTGA
- the brd7 gene encoding bromodomain-containing protein 7 isoform X2 gives MGKKHKKHKSEKHGYEEYGDRPLKLVLKVSGNEVTAGSSSLDTFYDEQPADFDKPKDKKKKKKKDKEKSFGSPEEEKGKKKVTKKKKGQDADGDDDREQSRTPIRSEIDKQEEKEQTPLQEALNQLIRQLQRKDPNAFFSFPVTDLIAPGYSAVIKRPMDFSTMKDKVKKECYQSLDELKVDFRIMCENAMIYNKPETIYHKAARKLLHSGMKILSQERLDSLKQSIDFMAGLDPSAKQPLKSEEQTSTFLDQNKEGPATTDSSERSQTPSTPRQDKDSKDEAAKAEKELEEIRKVIEESGGKLSNRVLQSDLEFARRKSDGSTTLAILNPADPSAGDVGYCPVKLGMMSNRLQSGVNTLQGFREDKRNRITPVSYMSYGPFTSYAPTYDSSFANISKEDSDLIYSFYGDESSLQGSDSLSEFLAKSEEYVYKLADNLLDAVTNGEHSRILKDTEQVADPQTSDRLDFLRSAAGLQMTEELSEEALNIQQKLDETTKLLRNLQEVQRERLSAKQPPNMICLLAPTAKELELAEKVTSNLAELTSQVAPCDVSSIYGIRKAMGIAAPPDPPELFIDLTTVQDTAEAMETCCPDVVPVIAV, from the exons ATGGGCAAGAAGCACAAAAAGCATAAGTCCGAGAAACATGGATATGAAG AATATGGAGACAGACCACTGAAGCTGGTGCTGAAAGTGTCCGGAAATGAAGTGACGGCAGGAAGCTCGAGCCTTGACACTTTTTATGACGAACAGCCGGCTGACTTTGACAAAcccaaagacaagaaaaagaagaagaaaaaggataAAGAGAAAAGCTTTGGGTCACCAGAGGAGGAAAAGGGGAAGAAGAAG gtaactaaaaagaagaaagggCAGGACGCAGATGGAGATGATGACCGGGAGCAGAGCAGGACTCCTATACGTTCAGAGATTGATAAACAGGAAG AAAAAGAACAGACTCCTCTGCAGGAAGCTTTGAATCAGCTCATTAGGCAGCTCCAAAG gaaaGACCCGAACGCATTCTTTTCATTTCCAGTGACAGACCTCATTGCTCCTGGTTACTCTGCAGTCATCAAGCGTCCCATGGACTTCAGTACAATGAAGGACAAAGTAAAGAAAGAGTGCTACCAGTCACTGGATGAACTCAAG GTTGATTTCAGGATTATGTGTGAAAATGCCATGATTTACAACAAACCTGAGACAATCTACCACAAAGCAGCACGGAAACTGTTACATTCCGGAATGAAGATCTTGAGCCAG GAAAGGCTGGACAGCCTGAAGCAAAGCATAGATTTTATGGCTGGTCTTGACCCTTCTGCCAAACAACCTTTGAAATCTGAGGAACAAACAAGCACCTTTCTGGACCAGAACAAGGAGGGACCTGCAACTACGGACAGCAGCGAGAGGTCACAGACACCCAGCACTCCCAG acaggacaaagactctAAGGACGAAGCAGCAAAAGCAGAGAAAGAGCTTGAGGAAATACGCAAGGTCATTGAGGAGTCTGGAGGAAAGCTGTCCAACAGAGTGCTGCAGTCTGAT TTGGAGTTTGCAAGGCGGAAGTCAGATGGCTCCACCACTCTGGCTATCCTCAACCCAGCAGATCCCTCAGCAGGAG ATGTGGGTTATTGTCCTGTGAAACTTGGCATGATGTCCAACCGGCTGCAGAGCGGTGTGAACACCTTGCAGGGTTTCAGGGAGGACAAGAGGAACAGGATCACTCCAG TGTCCTACATGAGCTATGGGCCATTCACCTCCTACGCGCCAACCTACGACTCCAGCTTCGCCAACATCAGCAAGGAAGATTCTGACCTTATCTACTCTTTCTATGGAGACGAGTCCAGCCTGCAGGGCTCAGATAG CTTGTCAGAGTTCCTGGCCAAATCAGAAGAGTATGTGTACAAACTGGCAGACAACCTCCTGGATGCAGTGACAAACGGAGAGCATTCAAGAATCCTGAAGGACACCGAGCAA GTAGCTGACCCCCAAACATCTGACAGACTGGATTTCCTACGCTCTGCTGCAGGCCTGCAGATGACTGAGGAGCTTTCTGAGG AAGCCCTGAACATCCAGCAGAAATTGGACGAGACTACAAAGCTCCTGCGTAACTTGCAGGAAGTTCAGAGGGAACGTCTGAGCGCCAAGCAGCCACCAAACATGATCTGCTTGCTGGCCCCAACTGCCAAGGAGCTGGAGCTGG CTGAGAAGGTGACATCAAACTTGGCTGAGCTGACTAGTCAGGTGGCCCCATGTGATGTCAGCAGTATCTACGGCATCAGGAAGGCCATGGGCATTGCTGCCCCTCCAGACCCACCTGAGCTCTTCATAGACCTCACTACAG TGCAGGACACGGCTGAAGCCATGGAGACCTGTTGTCCAGATGTGGTTCCAGTCATCGCTGTGTAA
- the brd7 gene encoding bromodomain-containing protein 7 isoform X1, with amino-acid sequence MGKKHKKHKSEKHGYEEYGDRPLKLVLKVSGNEVTAGSSSLDTFYDEQPADFDKPKDKKKKKKKDKEKSFGSPEEEKGKKKVTKKKKGQDADGDDDREQSRTPIRSEIDKQEEKEQTPLQEALNQLIRQLQRKDPNAFFSFPVTDLIAPGYSAVIKRPMDFSTMKDKVKKECYQSLDELKVDFRIMCENAMIYNKPETIYHKAARKLLHSGMKILSQERLDSLKQSIDFMAGLDPSAKQPLKSEEQTSTFLDQNKEGPATTDSSERSQTPSTPRQDKDSKDEAAKAEKELEEIRKVIEESGGKLSNRVLQSDLEFARRKSDGSTTLAILNPADPSAGDVGYCPVKLGMMSNRLQSGVNTLQGFREDKRNRITPVSYMSYGPFTSYAPTYDSSFANISKEDSDLIYSFYGDESSLQGSDSLSEFLAKSEEYVYKLADNLLDAVTNGEHSRILKDTEQQVEQLSNIQEDKDTVEVADPQTSDRLDFLRSAAGLQMTEELSEEALNIQQKLDETTKLLRNLQEVQRERLSAKQPPNMICLLAPTAKELELAEKVTSNLAELTSQVAPCDVSSIYGIRKAMGIAAPPDPPELFIDLTTVQDTAEAMETCCPDVVPVIAV; translated from the exons ATGGGCAAGAAGCACAAAAAGCATAAGTCCGAGAAACATGGATATGAAG AATATGGAGACAGACCACTGAAGCTGGTGCTGAAAGTGTCCGGAAATGAAGTGACGGCAGGAAGCTCGAGCCTTGACACTTTTTATGACGAACAGCCGGCTGACTTTGACAAAcccaaagacaagaaaaagaagaagaaaaaggataAAGAGAAAAGCTTTGGGTCACCAGAGGAGGAAAAGGGGAAGAAGAAG gtaactaaaaagaagaaagggCAGGACGCAGATGGAGATGATGACCGGGAGCAGAGCAGGACTCCTATACGTTCAGAGATTGATAAACAGGAAG AAAAAGAACAGACTCCTCTGCAGGAAGCTTTGAATCAGCTCATTAGGCAGCTCCAAAG gaaaGACCCGAACGCATTCTTTTCATTTCCAGTGACAGACCTCATTGCTCCTGGTTACTCTGCAGTCATCAAGCGTCCCATGGACTTCAGTACAATGAAGGACAAAGTAAAGAAAGAGTGCTACCAGTCACTGGATGAACTCAAG GTTGATTTCAGGATTATGTGTGAAAATGCCATGATTTACAACAAACCTGAGACAATCTACCACAAAGCAGCACGGAAACTGTTACATTCCGGAATGAAGATCTTGAGCCAG GAAAGGCTGGACAGCCTGAAGCAAAGCATAGATTTTATGGCTGGTCTTGACCCTTCTGCCAAACAACCTTTGAAATCTGAGGAACAAACAAGCACCTTTCTGGACCAGAACAAGGAGGGACCTGCAACTACGGACAGCAGCGAGAGGTCACAGACACCCAGCACTCCCAG acaggacaaagactctAAGGACGAAGCAGCAAAAGCAGAGAAAGAGCTTGAGGAAATACGCAAGGTCATTGAGGAGTCTGGAGGAAAGCTGTCCAACAGAGTGCTGCAGTCTGAT TTGGAGTTTGCAAGGCGGAAGTCAGATGGCTCCACCACTCTGGCTATCCTCAACCCAGCAGATCCCTCAGCAGGAG ATGTGGGTTATTGTCCTGTGAAACTTGGCATGATGTCCAACCGGCTGCAGAGCGGTGTGAACACCTTGCAGGGTTTCAGGGAGGACAAGAGGAACAGGATCACTCCAG TGTCCTACATGAGCTATGGGCCATTCACCTCCTACGCGCCAACCTACGACTCCAGCTTCGCCAACATCAGCAAGGAAGATTCTGACCTTATCTACTCTTTCTATGGAGACGAGTCCAGCCTGCAGGGCTCAGATAG CTTGTCAGAGTTCCTGGCCAAATCAGAAGAGTATGTGTACAAACTGGCAGACAACCTCCTGGATGCAGTGACAAACGGAGAGCATTCAAGAATCCTGAAGGACACCGAGCAA CAAGTAGAACAGCTGTCAAATATACAAGAGGACAAGGATACCGTGGAG GTAGCTGACCCCCAAACATCTGACAGACTGGATTTCCTACGCTCTGCTGCAGGCCTGCAGATGACTGAGGAGCTTTCTGAGG AAGCCCTGAACATCCAGCAGAAATTGGACGAGACTACAAAGCTCCTGCGTAACTTGCAGGAAGTTCAGAGGGAACGTCTGAGCGCCAAGCAGCCACCAAACATGATCTGCTTGCTGGCCCCAACTGCCAAGGAGCTGGAGCTGG CTGAGAAGGTGACATCAAACTTGGCTGAGCTGACTAGTCAGGTGGCCCCATGTGATGTCAGCAGTATCTACGGCATCAGGAAGGCCATGGGCATTGCTGCCCCTCCAGACCCACCTGAGCTCTTCATAGACCTCACTACAG TGCAGGACACGGCTGAAGCCATGGAGACCTGTTGTCCAGATGTGGTTCCAGTCATCGCTGTGTAA